The Hemiscyllium ocellatum isolate sHemOce1 chromosome 14, sHemOce1.pat.X.cur, whole genome shotgun sequence genome includes a region encoding these proteins:
- the dag1 gene encoding dystroglycan, protein MLLLHELGRTLLLLELLEAAVLAHWQNEPVQIVKDLDSQIEASMHSVLLESDAPAVSFSVPDSSAYISRAFTMRIPSEVLPAHVTLKITESGKETLPSWLHWDPVNHSLQGLPLDTDRGVHYISATALEVAANGSFVPFAEDVFSIEVLPDDPLDSAPLTVASQLVNEVTPSVCGPEEPLTILTVILDADLTKMTAKQRIGLLEQMQKFAEVGLHQMKLVPVVNNRLFDMSAFMAGPGNAKKVVENGALVSWKIGCFLNQNNVPNISSVEIPAKEGTMSAQLGYPVVGWHIANKKLQVTKRVRRQINLTPTPVIVALPPTTAVREPPSHIVPTPTSPIIAPTTDRVAPPIRKPLISRPVKTVRPKDTITHTPTLGPVQPTRVLEKSSTTIPGQIEPTVTRPGYVEPTAVLPPHTTKKPRVTTLKPQVTTPTTVTTSTGKPKGQTKAPRVTSKPSTKLRTTSPPTRRTTSPVHATKPFRPPVGDNQPPKLTNHIDRVDSWVGTYFEVKIPSDTFYDDEDGTTDKLQLTLKLREQQALPENSWVKFNGTSQLLYGLPNTGHEGKHEYFMHAADKGGLTAVDAFEVHVHSRPHNGKSSAKFAARFHGDHMKVANDVNKKIQLIKKLAYAFGDRNSSTITLHSISKGSIVVEWTNNTLPLEPCPKEQIQSLSRRIADDDGKPNQVFTATMEPEFSPINVSVTGTGSCKNIQFVPAVPFSEPPIQPTVLVAAGEGPSRTSNDDVYLHTVIPAVVVAAILLIAGIIAMICYRKKRKGKLTIEDQATFIKKGVPIIFADELDDSKPPPSSSVPLILQEEKPPLPPPEYPSQSSHEAIPLGQDLIGEYTPLREEDPNAPPYQPPPPFTAPMEGKGCRPKNMTPYRSPPPYVPP, encoded by the coding sequence ATTACAGAGTCTGGGAAGGAGACACTGCCCTCATGGCTGCACTGGGACCCAGTGAATCATTCACTTCAGGGGCTCCCATTGGACACAGACAGAGGGGTCCATTATATCTCAGCCACTGCCCTGGAGGTGGCTGCCAATGGAAGCTTTGTGCCTTTTGCTGAAGATGTCTTCTCCATTGAAGTTCTTCCAGATGACCCATTAGACAGCGCTCCCCTCACTGTGGCGTCGCAGTTGGTCAATGAGGTTACGCCATCTGTCTGTGGGCCTGAGGAACCCCTCACCATTTTAACTGTGATCCTCGATGCTGACCTCACCAAGATGACAGCCAAGCAACGGATTGGGCTGTTGGAACAAATGCAGAAGTTTGCAGAGGTGGGACTCCATCAAATGAAGCTTGTTCCAGTTGTCAACAACCGTTTGTTCGACATGTCTGCCTTTATGGCTGGACCTGGGAATGCAAAGAAGGTCGTGGAGAACGGGGCTTTGGTGTCCTGGAAGATTGGATGTTTCTTAAATCAGAACAATGTCCCTAATATCAGCAGCGTGGAGATCCCAGCCAAGGAGGGCACCATGTCTGCTCAGCTTGGCTACCCTGTCGTAGGGTGGCACATTGCCAACAAGAAACTACAGGTGACTAAGAGAGTGCGAAGGCAAATAAATCTCACTCCAACGCCTGTCATTGTTGCACTGCCGCCGACAACCGCAGTTAGGGAACCTCCCAGTCATATAGTCCCAACACCAACCTCCCCAATTATTGCACCGACTACAGACCGAGTGGCACCACCAATCAGGAAACCATTGATAAGTAGGCCAGTTAAAACAGTCAGACCAAAAGATACGATCACTCACACGCCCACTTTGGGTCCTGTGCAACCAACCAGGGTGTTGGAAAAGTCAAGTACAACTATCCCTGGCCAGATTGAACCGACTGTGACCAGGCCTGGTTATGTTGAGCCCACTGCTGTGCTGCCTCCTCACACGACTAAGAAACCACGGGTTACCACTTTGAAACCACAAGTTACGACTCCAACGACAGTTACCACCAGCACTGGTAAGCCAAAGGGACAAACCAAGGCCCCACGGGTCACAAGCAAGCCATCCACCAAGCTGCGTACCACCTCACCACCCACCAGGCGTACGACCAGCCCTGTCCATGCCACCAAGCCCTTCCGGCCGCCTGTTGGTGATAATCAGCCACCCAAGCTTACAAACCACATTGACCGTGTGGACTCGTGGGTGGGAACTTACTTCGAGGTGAAGATCCCATCTGACACTTTCTATGACGATGAGGATGGCACCactgacaagctgcagctgaccCTCAAGCTCAGGGAGCAGCAGGCACTGCCCGAGAACTCATGGGTCAAGTTCAATGGCACCAGCCAGCTGCTATACGGCTTGCCTAACACCGGGCACGAAGGCAAGCACGAGTACTTCATGCATGCTGCTGACAAGGGTGGCCTGACGGCTGTGGATGCTTTTGAGGTCCATGTGCATAGCCGGCCTCACAATGGCAAGTCGAGCGCCAAATTTGCTGCCCGGTTTCACGGAGATCACATGAAGGTGGCCAACGACGTCAACAAAAAAATCCAGCTGATCAAGAAGCTGGCCTATGCATTTGGCGACCGTAACAGCAGCACCATTACCCTGCACAGCATCTCGAAGGGCTCCATTGTGGTCGAATGGACTAACAACACGCTGCCCCTCGAGCCCTGTCCTAAGGAGCAGATTCAGTCCTTGAGCAGGCGCATTGCAGACGATGATGGCAAGCCTAACCAGGTCTTCACGGCAACCATGGAGCCGGAGTTCTCCCCCATCAATGTGTCTGTCACGGGCACAGGCAGCTGCAAGAATATCCAGTTTGTGCCAGCAGTTCCGTTCTCTGAGCCTCCCATCCAGCCCACCGTGTTGGTGGCTGCTGGTGAAGGGCCATCCAGGACCAGCAACGATGACGTTTACTTGCACACTGTCATCCCGGCAGTGGTGGTGGCTGCCATTCTGCTCATTGCGGGCATCATCGCCATGATCTGCTACCGCAAGAAGCGGAAAGGGAAGCTCACCATCGAGGACCAAGCCACCTTCATCAAGAAAGGTGTTCCTATCATTTTTGCAGATGAACTCGATGACTCCAAGCCCCCTCCTTCGTCCAGCGTCCCGCTCATCCTTCAGGAGGAGAAGCCCCCTCTTCCTCCTCCGGAGTATCCCAGCCAGTCCAGCCACGAGGCCATCCCCTTGGGCCAGGATCTGATTGGTGAATACACTCCTCTGAGAGAGGAGGATCCCAATGCACCACcctaccagcccccaccaccctTCACAGCGCCAATGGAAGGTAAAGGCTGCCGTCCAAAGAACATGACCCCGTACAGATCCCCACCACCTTATGTCCCCCCCTAA